Proteins from a genomic interval of Denticeps clupeoides chromosome 20, fDenClu1.1, whole genome shotgun sequence:
- the LOC114770587 gene encoding sialin-like, with protein sequence MALGDGYSINSDPEEDCEETDLLLNNDMEPAVKEAVAPQLCSARYSLALLMFFGFAVVYGLRVNLSVAMVAMVNDTESHQSLNRSTGHECPAHSDNRNSSKNTDGPDGSPRYPWSLETQGILLGASYFGKMVTPIPAGYLAGRFGGRIFLGGGVLGTAALTLLTPLAAQLGVSWLFALRALEGFGEGVTLPAMITMWARWAPPLERSRLMTISGAGASFGAFVAFPVTGVICESLGWPAVFYICGGAGCLWAVFWFVLVSDEPRTHPRISEPEKNYIINSIGSQDSAHGWSIPLVSMMFSVPLWAIIICQMCSNWSYYTLQTSLPTYMDNVLHFDLQQNSFLSALPYLGAWLFSVLSGVVADHLLEREMMSVTAVRKIFTLAGHVLPAAFLVAVGYTRCSSALAVTCLTLSITIRGTSKAGVFMNQIDIAPRYAGFLLGITNTFGTIPGVLSPIAVGYLAKDHSLAGWRNVFLLSAGVSVFGALFFLALGSGKIQRWAVEEELMTDEEMMEH encoded by the exons ATGGCTCTAGGCGATGGTTACTCCATAAACTCTGACCCCGAGGAGGACTGTGAGGAGACCGACCTGCTCCTTAACAATGACATGGAGCCGGCTGTGAAGGAAGCAG TGGCTCCACAGTTATGCTCTGCACGATACAGTCTGGCTCTCCTGATGTTCTTCGGATTCGCTGTGGTATATGGACTCCGCGTCAATCTCAGTGTTGCCATGGTTGCTATGGTCAATGACACCGAATCACATCAGTCCCTCAACAGAAGCACCGGGCATGAGTGTCCGGCACATTCCGACAACCGTAACAGCAGCAAGAACACAGACGGGCCGGATGGG AGTCCACGCTATCCATGGAGTCTGGAGACTCAGGGAATACTGCTGGGAGCTTCCTACTTTGGAAAAATGGTCACTCCGATCCCGGCGGGCTATCTGGCTGGTCGCTTTGGGGGGAGAATTTTCCTGGGTGGGGGCGTTCTGGGCACAGCGGCTCTCACCCTCCTCACCCCTTTAGCTGCTCAGCTTGGCGTCTCCTGGCTGTTTGCTTTGCGTGCGTTGGAGGGCTTTGGAGAG GGCGTGACGCTCCCTGCCATGATAACCATGTGGGCTCGCTGGGCACCTCCTTTGGAAAGATCCCGTCTCATGACTATATCTGGAGCAGGGGCGAGTTTTGGGGCCTTTGTAGCCTTTCCAGTCACCGGCGTCATCTGTGAATCCCTGGGCTGGCCTGCTGTCTTCTACATTTGTG GAGGTGCCGGATGTCTCTGGGCTGTATTTTGGTTCGTCTTGGTGTCAGATGAACCACGCACTCATCCCCGCATCAGtgaaccagaaaaaaattacattatcaaTTCCATTGGTTCGCAg GATAGTGCACATGGCTGGTCCATCCCTCTGGTTTCTATGATGTTTTCTGTTCCTCTGTGGGCGATCATCATCTGTCAGATGTGTTCCAACTGGTCCTACTACACTTTGCAAACCTCACTTCCGACATACATGGACAACGTGCTACATTTTGACCTTCAGCAG AATTCCTTCCtctctgcgcttccttaccTGGGCGCCTGGCTGTTTTCCGTCCTCTCAGGCGTGGTGGCAGATCACCTCCTGGAGAGGGAGATGATGAGTGTCACTGCTGTTCGGAAGATCTTCACTCTTGCAG GCCATGTCTTACCAGCCGCCTTCCTGGTGGCCGTGGGCTACACCCGGTGCAGCAGTGCCCTGGCTGTGACCTGCCTCACACTGTCCATAACCATAAGGGGCACCAGCAAGGCAGGGGTTTTTATGAACCAGATCGACATTGCACCTCG TTATGCTGGCTTTCTTCTGGGAATCACAAACACTTTTGGGACCATTCCTGGTGTACTTTCTCCCATTGCTGTGGGCTACTTGGCTAAAGAT CACTCCTTGGCCGGTTGGAGGAATGTGTTCCTCCTGTCTGCTGGCGTTAGTGTCTTTGGGGCGCTTTTCTTCCTGGCACTTGGCAGCGGTAAAATCCAGAGGTGGGCAGTGGAAGAGGAGCTGATGACTGATGAAGAAATGATGGAGCACTGA